The window TGCAGGACTTTGTGAAACATCTTAACAATCCGGCTTTAGGAAAAGATGTAGACAATAGCGTAAAAGCTATTCTTCATGCAGATGCAAATGCATTGATCAAACTATGGTCAACACAATAAGATTAATGAAAAGTCGTCCTTTTGTGGGGCGGCTTTTCTTTGATTTGAAATTAACGCTGACAGCCCTTCGCTCCGCTTTGGATAGCCACCGAGCTCATAATTCGAGGCGATAGTCCATTTCATTACATTGGGACCATTACTGGAAATAGGAGTTTACTAGCGCTCCCGAAAATAAAATAGCCCCGATCGGCTCGGAGCGAGGGACTTCTTATTGTGCATACGAACTTCGTTAGTAAAAGAATGCTGAAGGTTTATACATTAACCTTTGAAACTTTTGGCTCTTTGACAATCGTGTATTTTTTACCTAATAGAAATGGCATGTATTTATTAATAATGTGAATAGCAGGTACGAGTATCAACATTAATACAATTAGACAAATCATCGATCCCCATGTTGACTGTCTTAAAGTATCCGCTGGAATATGAGATACCGCAGAGATAATCTTTACAACAATTCTTTTTATTGGGTCATGGATACACATAATAATAAGGGTGTTCTTACCTAGAAAAGTTAACCAATTGCCACTCTTTATTTTCTTGGAGACTAAATATAGGAATAACGAGCCGCTTATGCCTGCGATATAGTACAAAAAATAATTCCCTAAAATAAGAAAATTCATATCAACAGGTTTGTTAATAAAGGCTGCAATTACATTGATAATCAATAGTAAAATAATAAAAATGTACTCATGTGTGGATGTTAATTTGTTATTCAAATTACTCTTATGAAAAAGGTATCCTAATCCGTAAAAAACCACACTGGTAAATACAATGTTAATTCCCCATGGAAGTCTAAATCCTAAGAAGAGACTTATAAGATACCCAACAACTGAACTGACCAGCAAAACAATAAATAGATTTCTACTTTTCTTTATGCTTTGGGCAAGCCATTGAAAAAATATTTCTGTAAAAAAGAAACACGGCAAGAACCACAGAACTATGTTGAAAACTAGCCATGTGTCACTACCGGTTCCGTAAAGTATTCCCAACAAAGGTTTGAATCTGTTTATGTCTAGGCTTTCAGGTCTGAATTTTCTTTCGATTACAAGCCAATAGATGTACCAAATAAAAGCGAAAATAAAGTATGGAATAATTAAAGACTTAAGTCGCTTTAATACAAATTCCTTATAATCCGTAGTCCTACTAAGGTAAAGGGTATACCCAGATAAAAAGAAGAAAAAGGGCATGTGAAAAGAATAAATCCAAGTTCGTATAGGATTTGTTAGAAATATATGCCCTAACACAACTAAAATAATACCAATGCCTTTGCATACATCCAAATATTGCATCCTTATCTTCATAGGCAACATTCCCCTTACTCAGTTTTGAACATTATAACTTATAGAGGCAATTGTTTCCACTCCTAGGATCTCCTTTCAAGTTTCAATTAAAGGAGTTGCCGAATTGGAGTATAGAATCGAGAATCTTGATTATGAATTAAGAATAATTGGAAAAAGTATTCCAGTAAAAATATGTAGAGCATTTAAAGCAATTCCTACACTTTGGAACAGTGCGAAAAAAGATGGATTTATGCAGAAACTAATTGATATGTCGTGGGAAAAAACCAAATGCACACTTGAAAGGCGAGTTGGGAAAGTTTGTTATGAAACTAAAGGAAACGATAGTTTCATAACAAGATCTAGCAGGCTGCCGGTGATAAATTCGGTGGCCTATTCCGTTAACGGGTAGGATTGTGTGGTGAGATGTACCATCAGAGCATTAACTTCTAGGTGCCCATAACATTACAGACACGCCTGCAATGCAAATACCAGTTCCTAGCCAATCGTACATATCAGGTGCTTTTTTATCCACTAACCATCCCCATAAAACAGCGAGAATAACAAATACGCCACCATAAGCCGCGTAGACCCGTCCAAACGAAGGGAAACTTTGCAAAGTTGGAATGATACCGTACAAAATGAGGATGATACTCCCGACAATACCATACCAAAGGGGCTTTGATTCTCGTAACCACAACCAAACCATGTAACCTCCGCCAATTTCAGCGAGTCCAGCAAGCACAAAAATGAATATAGTTAACAGCACAAAGAAATTCTCCTTCCTAACACGTACCTTTGGTTTGAATATTCTCCATGCATTCTGACCAGGTAATGCATTTGCAGCTTAAACCGTTGTCCAAAATTTTGATCATTGAATTGATCTGTCTCTTTCTCTCCTCTAACTCGGAGCGTTTCTGCTCTGCCATCTGCTCCCATCGCTCGGAAAGTGAATTATCCGTTTCAAAGCCCTCTAATAAAACTAAGATTTCCTGAATGCTAAATCCAGTCTGCTGTGCAACTTTAATAAAATTGATGCGGTCAAGTAGCCTTTCATCATAACGACGTTGACCGTTTTTCCGATTCGGAGGAGGTAACAAACCGATGGATTCATAATAACGAAGTGTTGATGCGTTCACATCTGCCATTTCCGCCAGCTGACCAATACTTAACTCCGCCATAAATTTCACCCCTTGACTTAAAGTTGACTTTAAGTTTTATACTTACACTATATCTCACATGGGAGGATGAAGTAAATGAAAAAAAAGGGATTTCTTGCAAGTCTTGGATTGTTGGGCGCGTGCGCTCTGTGCTGTGCGATACCGCTGCTCGGCGGGGCAGCAGCTCTTGGGTTTTCATCGTTTTTCCTGGATTTGGAATTTATCGCCGTATTGGCACTTGTATTTATCATAGCGGGAGTCGTTATCTATAAGCGGCGCAAGGCATCCGGAGCATCGTGTTCAATATCAGGATGCAGTTGTAAATCTTGTTCGAAGTGAAGGGGGATAAAAGTATGGGTAAAGAAATACCGGATACTTGTTGCCATACTGTTTTTACAAAAGAGCAGCGTGTCGAATACAAAAACGTTTGGGCAGAGCTTGAAATAAGAAGGATCGGTATTATGGAGATTGAAAATGGGTACCAGTATCAATTCCAGGGTGACTCGGAAACGCTGCACCTTGTGAATGAATGGGTTAGTATGGAGAGAAAATGCTGTCCGTTTTTAACCTTTACTGTGATAGCAAGTAGCGAAACTGAGTCAGTTTTGCTTCAATTAACTGGTAACCATGAAGCAAAAGCATTCTTACGTTCTGATATTATCGATAAGATTAATGTAATAATCAGTTAATCAGCGAGATTGTGTACTCATTACGCTAACGCAGAACTATAGTTCAATCAATAAGGGCTGCCGGAATCTGCGGCAGCCTAACATAGGGGCCGATACTTGCAGTACTGGGATCAGGAACTGCTCGATAAACTGCTACCCTGGTCTCAGACACTATCTCATTTTTTTGTTCAGAATTACGTCATCATATACTAGATGCATCAAGGTCGCTAGCTTCTCTCAGTTATTAAACTAGGAGTGAAAAATAAGGGGAAATGTCGCTCCCCAGCATATTGGGGTGAAGTGGAAACCGGAATCTACGATCTGGAGTTTCCGATTCTTAACGATCAAAGTAAATTAACTGGATATGATTTACATACGCAAAAAATGACAAAAAACGAAAGTGCTTTGGACTTTAATTTTGATAATTTAAAGTTATGGGCAATAGATTATAGAAAGGGCGGTAAAGTGCTCTATGACCAAGAGCTGACCGACCCGATCAAAAGAATCACCAACACACGTGAAGAATTAAACGCTGTGGTCAAAGCAGAAATCCAAGTCGGAGATTTGGTCCTTCTCACTACTTCGGATGAAACGTTCGCCAAAGTGAAATTTGATAAAATAACAGCAACAAAAATCCACTTTTCCTATGTATTAGAGGCGGCTGAACCGGTGGAGAAACAACCTGTGACTAAACCGAAAGAACCGCAAAGCTCCAGTGTAACTCCTAATGATCAATTAGATCTTATCTATTGGGGTGAGGTGAGAACCGGAATCTACGATCTGGAGTTTCCGATTCTTAACGAGCAAGGTCAATTAACTGGATATGATTTACATACACAAAAAATGACGAAAAACGCGAGCGCCGTGGACTTTAAATTTGATAATTTAAAATTATGGGCAATAGATTATAGAAAAGGCGGTAAAGTTCTCTATGACCAAGAGCTGACCGACCCGATCAAAAGAATCACCAACACACGTGAAGAATTAAGCACTGTAGTCAAAGCAGAAATCCAAGTCGGAGATTTGGTTCTTCTCACTACTTCGGATGAAACGTTTGCCAAAGTGCAATTCGATAAAATAACGGCAACAAAAGTCCATTTTTCTTATGTATTAGAGGCGGCAGAGCCAGTGGAGAAAAGTGAAGGTTCTGCGTCTCAAGAACAAAAAGACATCGATTCAGAACCTAAAGATTCGGAAATCATCCGGATGCTATTGTCAATGGAGCAAAAGCATCGATGAATGCTCCTGCACAAATTATTGATGATACGACGATGGTTCCTGTTCGGTTTGTGAGCGAGAATTTGAAACAGCACGTACAATATGAAATTTCCGCAAAACGAATTACCATCACACCAAAAAAATAATCAATTTTCAAGGAGTTCGACTAAATTTGTCGGGCTCCTTTTTTTGTATTACGTCCAGGTAGTGCTCAGTGCGGGGAGTCTTGTCGGTTGACAGAAAGAAACACAACCGGCCCGGAAATTATTCCGAACCGTCTGCCTGTTACCATTTTATATCGGATGGTACATTTGATAATGGGGCATCGATGGTCCCTGATAAGGAGGAAATGCTTCTGCTATTTCCCAGCTTTCTACCAGTCGATGAGCCGTGTAGTAATCAAAGCCTCTTCCCATCAAATAGGTTATAGCAGCAACTTCAAACATTGCATGTTCAACTGAAGTATGTGCTGCTTCTCTTAAACCGTAATGGACAACCGGCTGCACAGCGCTTAGTACTTGATTACGGATAGGCATTAATAGTCATTCCCTTCGGAAAATGGTCTGTAGCGGATGGTCATTACCCTAGTCAATATATTCTCGCAGCAGTACTTTTGCACCGTGTCAGACACCCATTTACATTTCATTTAATAAACGTCTAAAAGATATCACCTACTCGAGAAGAAAAATGGATAAGTAGGGGGGAGTCATGAAAATTAATTTACGCACTAAGGAATATGACACAACGAATGCTTTAAAATAATTTGGGTCAGTCATTGAGCTAACGAGAAACAATAGTTCAACATCAGAAGGGCTGCCGCGTGGCAGACTTTCACTCCGCTAACGGGCAGGATTACGAAATAGATTTGATTAAGAAGAATGTTATTTGAGAGTGACAAAATGGTTGTATAGTTAATCGTACTTTGACAGAATGGTTTATTAGACAGACACTAAAAGGAGGTTTTTTTGTGGATGAAACTAAAATTATTGCTTGTGAAGAACTCCTTCGGAAAGCAATGCTAACCAGTGATGTGAAACTGTTAGATGAACTGATCGCTGACGACCTTATCTTCGTCAATCATTTCGGACAAATTTTATCAAAAGAAACTGATATTGAAGCTCATCGATCAGGAAACTTGAAAATTACTGGAATTGATGTTTTGGACCAAAGAATTAGACTCTTAGATATGTTAGCCGTAACAGTTACACGAGTGACTCTAACTGGCACCTTCGGAACTCCATTTGAAGGCGTTTTCTGTTACACTCGTGTTTGGCAGTATCGTATGGAGAAATGGCAAATTGTCTCAGGACATTGTAGTTCCGTATCGTGATACTTCAGTTATTGCTTATTCAAAGTTGATCATTGCAGCTGCTTGGAGTAAATGCAGATTTTGCACAAGATGTCATTACATTAACGGGGAACGATAGTTCCATTTACAATGAACAAGCAAGCTACAAGTGATAAACTCGGTGGCCTGATGTTCAACGGCCAGCCAATGGGCAAGGCAGAGCCAGTAGTGTCCGGTCGGCTCCACACCGACGATCAACTTGTTTAGCTTTGTATTTTTACAAAGACCAAATTATTCGTTTTACAGGAATTCTAAACGCAGAACGTTAGTTCAATAACCACCTTACCAAGAGACGGTTTTCTTTTACTCGCAACATTGAAAAAAGAGCTGGGAACCCCCAGCTCTTTTTCAGCATTTCCACCTTTTTGAACCGCTTTTAACCTGCTATTCTACTTCATCGTATCCTTCCGTAAAAGCATCTGCTGCTAGGTTGAGTAGTTTGTCAGCAAAGAAAAAAAACGGAAACTCGTTGCCAAACTCATCCCATCTCTCCTGAACCTCAGCAAGGACCGTGATAGTTAAATCGTTGTTTTTCAAAATAGCCTTTTCCAAGTAGCTGCGTGTCATACACCGTTCTCATGTTCATCGTCTCCTTTAAAGTGCTTCCGGGTCCGGGAGTACCTACTTTTCTTACGTGTTCAAATTCGAAATTGATAATCATTATCAATTAATTATTGACAATTTAACCCAGTCAAAGTAAACTTTGTATTGACAATGATAATCGTTATCAATATATGCAATTGAGTGATGACATCCACAGTTGCGGTGGCCGGAGGCATCAGTTTCGTCGATCTCATTGCTCCACATATGACCCGAAAGCTGGTCGGGCCTCCCTTCGGCGGTGTTCTTCCCATGTAGGCATTAATTCGCGGTTTGATGGTCGTATTGGCAGACTTGATTGCAAGGACGGCCTTTATGCCGCACGATATTCCTGTTGGTGTATTTACGGCTGGTGTCGGCGCGCCGTTCTTTATCATTTGCTTTATCGATATTCAGCAACACGAAAATCAGCTTAATAAGGATGAGACTAAATAAAACAGGGGCATATTCTCGCGAATTATGCCCTCTTTTGTTGGAGGTGAGACAATGTCCTATACGAAGCACAGACTCCTTATAGATGCCTATACAACTAATACCGATGAAAAGGAACAAGTCATTGCTATGTTAAACCGCATCATCGGGGAAGTGTCTAGCCTGGAGCTTCATTCATCCGTTCAGATTTCCCAAACGAAGGAAGCGAATACTGAAATGGATACACAAGAGCGGACGGGTGACGGAAGAAGCGGTTCCTGCTATCCGGAATTAAGCGTGAGACAGCAGGAGATTGCCATTCTCCTGGCAGCCAATTACTCCGTGCAAAAAATCGCCAAACAATTGTTTCTTTCTGAAAATACGGTAAGAAAGCATATCCAGAATATCAAAAAGATATTGGGCATCCACGAATCTGGAGTCGATTTCATCTATGCGTTGAAGAGTAGACAAGAAGAAGTGCGTAATCAGATCTGATGATCTTTACTGGTTTTTATCGTCGGAAATGATCATTTACAACTCCATTTGTTCAATGTTACGATTTATATATGATAATGATAATCATTATCAAAAATTAGATCCTGGTTAAACATTGAACATCCATGGATGAAGGAGGTTGTACAAGAATGATCACGGAGCAAGTGGCTTTCAAAGAGGGTATCAAGGATTCCGTTAAGGATTGCATTGGCGGCACACCGTTAGTTCGATTGAGCCGGTTATTCCCGCAGCAGGACATTGAGGTTATCGCCAAGCTGGAGTACATGAACCCGGGGGGAAGCATGAAGGATCGCCCAGCTCGTTTCATTATTGAGCAAGGCTTTCGGGATGGATACATACATGAACATACGCATTTGATTGAAAGCACTTCCGGAAATTTAGGTGTTGCGCTCGCAATGATGGGGCTCATTTACGGCATAAAGGTCACCTGTGTGGTAGACCCCAAAATCGCTCAGACCAATTTACATATTTTACGGCAGATGGGCGCTCACGTCGATATGGTGGAAGAGCGAGACGACCAGGGAGGTTACTTGCAAACGAGAATAAAGCGGGTACAAGAGCTGCTGCAGACAACAACGAACGGATTCTGGATCAATCAATATGCCAATGAAAACAACTGGAAAGCGCACTTTCATGGGGCGGGCAGCGAGATTGCTGAGCATCTCGACCATGTGGACCTGTTTATCGCTGGAGTCAGTACGTCCGGCAGCATCATGGGCACGAGCAGGAGGCTGAGGCAGAAGTTCCCACAAATGAAGGTGATCGCGGTCGATGCGCTTGGTTCCATTATTTTCGGTTCGCCAGCTGCTCATCGAGAACTCCCTGGTATTGGCGCAAGTCGTGTGCCTGAAATTCTGAATCGGGCGGAGATTGATGGCGTGATACACGCCAGTGACCGAGAGTCTGTTCAGGGATGCAGAGAGCTGCTGCGGATGGAAGGCATTTTTGCGGGAGGTTCGTCAGGTTCTGTCATTGCTGCGATTCACAAGCTAATCCCTACGCTCAAACCGTCGGACGCAAGGCCTATTCGTATCGTTACGCTCCTGCCGGATCGCGGAGAACGGTATCTGGATACGGTGTATAACGACGAATGGTCAGCCAAGCTTGCACGATAAAAACAGAGAGGCGGAAGGTAAAGATGAAAACAGAGCAGCTTATGGAACAAATAGAAGAGGGGGGCATTCAAGAGCCGGAGATCTTGTTTTTAAATAAAGCGTCGATTGCACAGGTGGGCGGCAATCATTCGGACCTTTATGTAGAGGGGATTACGGAGGCGCTGACCCTGCATGCGCAGGGTCAATTCGTACAACCGCTCAAACCGTATTTGCGGGTGGATGCGGAGAAGGGACATATTGCCGATCGGATCATTGCCATGCCTGCTCATGTTGGCGGCGAAACGGCGGTTTCGGGGATTAAATGGATTGGCAGCAAGCACGATAATCCGGCAAAGCGCGGATTGGAACGGGCCAGCGGGCTTCTTATCCTCAATGATCCGGAAAGCAATTATCCCGTTGCGGTTTTGGAAGCAGGGTTGATCAGCAGCATGAGGACGGCGGCGGTAACCGTTATCGCGGCGAAGCATTTGGCAAGAAAACAGTTTACTCAGGTAGCCTGCTTAGGCTGCGGAATTATCGCCAAGACACAGATGCGGTCGATGCTTGAACAGTTCCCCCGTATCGAAACGATTTACTTATTCGATCTGAATAAGCAGTCCGCCGCAGCATTACAAGAAGAATTAAACCGAAGCTTCCCTGCTGTGAATATCATTCTGATTGAGACCGCCGAGCGGGCAGTACGGCAGGGTGAGGTCGTGGTCACTTGCACGGTAACGGATCAACCCTATATTCCTTTTGAGTGGCTGCAAAAGGGGACTTTTGTCAGCAATATCTCGATCATGGATGTGCATAAAGACGTTTTCCTTAAAGCGGATAAAGTGATTGTTGATGACTGGGAGCAGTCCAACCGCGAGAAGAAAGTGATAAATCAGCTGGTGCTTGAAGGAAAGTTTTCCCGTGAACGGCTGCATGCCGAATTAGGGGAGATTGTGATCGGCCGGAAGCCCGGCAGGGAATCCGACGATGAAATTATTATACTTAACCCGATGGGGATGGCGATTGAAGATATTGCTTGCGCGAAAGTTATCTATGACAAGGCGCGCTCTGAGCGTGTCGGAGTAAGGCTTCCTCTATATTGAGAGAAAGCGGGGAGGAATCAACATGGTACAAGGCGGATTTATGATACAGCAGCAACGTTCCCTCGAGATTAATGTGGCTGAACAAGCTGCGGTTGAAAGACTGCTGAACACTTTTTTACGGGAGTGCGGCATTTTCGATCCAAGGATAACGGATTTACCTATGGTGTTCGACGATAAATGGAAAGGAACTCCATTCAAAATTGAACTCAAGCATGTCGACAAAACGATTTATGGTGAATTGAGCTATTGGTCGCTGTTTGGGCACCATGGATTTGGAAGTGACTTTTATGCCGAATGGTTACTTACAAAATTGGTTAAACCGATTTCGAATAGGGATGTCATCGAGTGGATCCTGGATGAGATCGCAAGCATACATGAGTCATCCGATACGGCGCAGAAGCATTCTCAATTGCACAAAGAGATTCATAATAGTATCGATAAGACGGTCCGTTATGCCGATTCTTTCAGGGACCGAAAATCAAATGGAGCAAACGGTTATCTCTATATCCAGACAGAGCAATCGTTGATTTGGGGGCACCCTTTTCATCCAACACCCAAAAGTTCGGAAGGCTTCTCACCCGATGATCTGTCAGCGTTCCCGCCGGAAATGGGTTCAGCCTTTCAGCTTCATTATTTCGCAGTGAGTCCGGACAGTATCGCACAACAGTACCTTGAAGAAGAGTTCGCAGAGCCGGTTGCGGAAAGTGTGATTCTGCAATCCAAAGGCAAACTGGGAGCGAACCAGACGGATTATGCCTTGATCCCTTGCCACCCTTGGCAGGCACAATATTGTCTGCAGCAATCGCGGGTCGGAGAACTGCTTCAGACGGGCAAGCTGGTCTATTTGGGACCTCTTGGCGATCCGGTTTACCCTACCTCTTCGGTGAGAACGGTTTGGGATCCTGAGCACCATTATTTTTATAAACTGCCGCTCAATGTAAGGATCACGAATTTTATTCGCGTCAACACGCTTGAACAGATCGAGCGGACATTGGCCGCAAGCAGGCTAATTCGCAGCCTGCAAAATGAGATCGAAAACGAATCCTTTACCATTTTGCTGGAAAAAGGCTTTAGAACCGTTTCAGTGAAACATGCTTCAGGGGCTAAGGATGAACAATTACTAGCAAGCTTTGCGGTTTTGTTTCGCGACAATCCTCCGGAATTTCAGGATGATAACCCACCGCACGTTCTTGCGTCATTGCTCGAAGTGCAGCCTGATGAGACTGAGCCCCTGTTATTCAGGTTGATGCGCAGCCAGTACGGTAATGAAGTGCCGGATTTGAAACCATGGTTCCGCGCTTATGCTGAGATTACTGTGAAACCCATTTTGCGATTATTCAGTGAGAAAGGGGTTAGCTTGGAAGCGCATGTCCAAAATTGTCTGCTTCGTATACATCGGGGCATGCCGTTCACTTGTTATGTGCGCGATCTTGAGGGAGTAAGCGTCTCCTGCTCGCATGCGCAGCAACGGGGATGGATCCCTACGATCGTCCAACCTGAAAGTCCTTTACTCTACTCGACAGACGAAGCATGGTCCAGATTGCAATATTATTTCTTCGTCAATCACATCGGACACCTAGTCAGTACGCTGGCGAGATACGGTTCGATAGAAGAGATGCAATTATGGGGCATTGTGACAGACGTTTTATTGACAATGCAGACAAACGAGCCTTCCTATCTGAATGCATGTATTGAAGATTTGCTAAGCCGCCCAACTTTACCTGCCAAAGCGAATTTAATCAGTCGTTTTCTTGAGCGAGGCGAAACGCCGATATATGTAGAAATTCCCAATCCAATGTCCATGAGGTGAATAATGAGTATTTTCATGATTGAAAAGAAACATAAAGAACTATGGGAGCAGTGGGATCAAATCATTCGTTCCCAGGCGTATATAGATGTCCGCAGACGAATTTTCCGGCAATTGATAGAATCGCTAATATATGAAGGAATTGTGCAGCCCAACATGCAGCATCTAGAAAGTGGTTTCGTAGCTTTTACCATTAACGGAACCGGAAATGACGGATCCATTGTCAAGTACATGTGTCAAGGAAAGCGAAAGGTGAGCTTCGAACGAATACGGTTAAATGCCCAGCCTGTCCAGCGCGTGACCTCGCAGCATGAGCACGAGGCCGTATCGTTAGCGACTTTTCTAGTTGAAATATTTCAGAACACCGATGTCGATACCGGACGGTTATTGCAATTCATCGATGAAATCCAACAAACGTTGTTGAAAGATACATTAGCGCATTATTACCGATCCCCTCAAACCTTGGAAGGCAAGGAGAGAAGCTATGACCTGTTGGAATCCAATCTGATCGACGGGCATCCTTATCATCCCTGCTATAAATCGAGAATCGGTTTTGATTTAACGGATCATATGGCGTATGGCCCGGAATTTAAACCTTCGATTCGCCTTGTATGGGTTGCTGTTGCTAAAGAGAGAATCAATTGCCTGGTAACCAGCAGAAAAGAGTATGCTGCATTTATCAAACAGCAGCTGGGTGATTCCTTGTATGGTGAATTTCAAACGAATTTGCGGAACAGAGGGAAGAACCCTGACCAGTATACCTATTTGCCTGTTCATCCATGGCAGTGGGAAAACGTGATCTCGACTGAATTTAATCAGCATTGTTGGGAAGATGAAGTGATTTGGCTTGGAGAAGGGCAGGAAGATTACCGGCCGCAGCAGTCAATTCGTACACTGGCCAATGCATCGCTTCCAACAAAACCCTATGTAAAGCTGCCGCTAAGCATAACTAATACATCCACAGGGCGAATTCTGGCTGCTCATACGATATTGAATGCGCCGATTATATCCGATTGGCTGTCGCAATTACTGGATCAAGACCTGTTCCTGAAAGAAAAGTGCAGCCTCATTCTGCTGAAGGAAATCGCAGGCGCAGCTTATCGTTCGGCGGATGTTTCCGAGCTGCTGCAATCCAAAGTATATGGGGTGCTTGGGACCATTTGGCGGGAAAGTATTCATACATATTTGAAGCCGAAGGAAGAGGCAGTGCCGTTTAATGCAGTTACGCATGTGGAAGTGAACGGTCGTCCCTTTATAGACCGTTGGGTGAAGGAGCATGGAATTGAGCGGTGGATGGAACGTTATATTGAAGTTTCGGTGGTTCCGCTTATTCACATGCTCTACGCTCATGGAATCGCTTTGGAGTCTCATGCCCAAAACATGATTCTAGTCCATGAAAACGGCTTCCCGACACGGCTTGCGCTGAAAGATTTCCACGATGGGATACGCTTCTCCAGAGAGCACCTTGCGGATCCGCAGCAATATCCGGCGCTCATGCCTGTTCCTTCCCATCATCCGAAAATTAACCGCA is drawn from Paenibacillus sp. V4I7 and contains these coding sequences:
- a CDS encoding IucA/IucC family protein, coding for MSIFMIEKKHKELWEQWDQIIRSQAYIDVRRRIFRQLIESLIYEGIVQPNMQHLESGFVAFTINGTGNDGSIVKYMCQGKRKVSFERIRLNAQPVQRVTSQHEHEAVSLATFLVEIFQNTDVDTGRLLQFIDEIQQTLLKDTLAHYYRSPQTLEGKERSYDLLESNLIDGHPYHPCYKSRIGFDLTDHMAYGPEFKPSIRLVWVAVAKERINCLVTSRKEYAAFIKQQLGDSLYGEFQTNLRNRGKNPDQYTYLPVHPWQWENVISTEFNQHCWEDEVIWLGEGQEDYRPQQSIRTLANASLPTKPYVKLPLSITNTSTGRILAAHTILNAPIISDWLSQLLDQDLFLKEKCSLILLKEIAGAAYRSADVSELLQSKVYGVLGTIWRESIHTYLKPKEEAVPFNAVTHVEVNGRPFIDRWVKEHGIERWMERYIEVSVVPLIHMLYAHGIALESHAQNMILVHENGFPTRLALKDFHDGIRFSREHLADPQQYPALMPVPSHHPKINRNSFIETDRPDVVRDFVHDAFFFINLAEAALFMEEHYQVPETVFWSKVAHTIRQYQEQHPQLQQRFELFDLFAETIQVEQLTKRRLFGDSEFRVHDVQNPLNTFGTLPKRRDFELRSKIPILGVNDGKSS